In Rutidosis leptorrhynchoides isolate AG116_Rl617_1_P2 chromosome 2, CSIRO_AGI_Rlap_v1, whole genome shotgun sequence, one genomic interval encodes:
- the LOC139892110 gene encoding ubiquitin-conjugating enzyme E2 28-like, translating to MASRRILKELKDLQRDPPASCSAGPVAQDMFHWQATIIGPNDSPYSGGVFQVTIHFPPDYPFKPPKVAFRTKVFHPNINNNGNICLDILKDQWSPALTISKVLLSICSLLTDPNPDDPLVPEIAHMYKIDKVKYEAMARSWTQKYAMY from the exons ATGGCTTCAAGAAGGATTCTAAAAGAGCTCAAAGACTTGCAAAGAGACCCGCCAGCCTCATGTAGTGCTGGTCCTGTGGCTCAAGATATGTTTCATTGGCAAGCCACCATCATCGGTCCTAACGATAGTCCCTACTCCGGTGGCGTCTTTCAAGTTACAATTCACTTTCCTCCTGACTATCCGTTCAAACCTCCTAAG GTTGCCTTTAGGACCAAAGTTTTCCATCCAAATATAAACAACAATGGTAACATTTGTCTTGATATTCTCAAGGATCAATGGAGTCCTGCCCTCACCATATCCAAG GTTTTGTTGTCAATATGTTCATTGCTAACGGATCCTAATCCAGACGACCCATTGGTTCCCGAAATCGCACATATGTACAAGATAGACAAGGTCAAGTATGAAGCCATGGCTAGAAGTTGGACTCAGAAGTATGCCATGTATTGA